One window of Phoenix dactylifera cultivar Barhee BC4 chromosome 5, palm_55x_up_171113_PBpolish2nd_filt_p, whole genome shotgun sequence genomic DNA carries:
- the LOC103702894 gene encoding B3 domain-containing protein Os02g0683500-like, which yields MDFTHGRRDRFYGEDDDSKHPPLVPSSSSSSSPSSSSTVLRWSGGASGSGGGSSSDAPYVEKEHMFDKVVTPSDVGKLNRLVIPKQHAEKYFPLDMSANGKGMLLSFEDRTGKPWRFRYSYWNSSQSYVMTKGWSRFVKEKRLDAGDTVSFGRGVGEAGRDRLFIDWRRRPEAHDPLRQLPRLPLPLPGVSLTRSVSPWGGRLFVPPAAAVYDHGHQGYGYNAACPSSGQLLFFRSAAAGPPQIGVQPGGGGSSGDEVVAGVPMVLDSVPLVHSQATAKRVRLFGVDLDCPEPDGSAVDDNGLRLSMRRMQPRSTAPVPQWSQGGAESSMASSPSPGKEKQSPLDLDM from the coding sequence ATGGATTTCACACATGGAAGAAGAGATAGGTTTTACGGTGAGGATGATGATTCCAAGCACCCACCtcttgttccttcttcttcttcttcttcctccccttcctcttcctccaccgtGCTCCGATGGTCCGGTGGAGCGTCGGGGAGCGGAGGGGGGAGCAGCAGCGATGCTCCTTATGTAGAGAAGGAGCACATGTTTGACAAGGTGGTGACGCCGAGCGATGTCGGCAAGCTCAACCGGCTGGTGATCCCAAAGCAGCACGCCGAGAAGTACTTCCCGCTCGACATGTCGGCCAACGGGAAGGGGATGCTGTTGAGCTTCGAGGACCGGACGGGGAAGCCGTGGCGGTTCCGCTACTCCTACTGGAACAGCAGCCAGAGCTACGTGATGACCAAGGGTTGGAGCCGCTTTGTCAAGGAGAAGAGGCTTGATGCTGGGGATACTGTCTCCTTCGGTCGAGGTGTCGGTGAAGCCGGCCGCGACCGCCTCTTTATCGACTGGAGGCGGCGGCCTGAGGCTCATGATCCGCTGCGACAGCTGCCGCGccttcccctccccctcccgGGAGTGTCGCTGACCCGATCGGTGAGCCCGTGGGGCGGCCGGCTCTTCGTCCCCCCAGCAGCAGCAGTGTACGACCACGGCCATCAGGGGTACGGGTACAACGCTGCATGCCCCAGCAGCGGGCAGCTTCTTTTCTTTAGGTCGGCAGCGGCAGGGCCGCCACAGATTGGGGTGCAACCAGGCGGCGGAGGCAGCAGCGGGGATGAAGTGGTGGCCGGCGTGCCAATGGTTCTGGATTCGGTGCCGCTCGTCCACAGTCAGGCAACAGCAAAGCGGGTCAGGCTATTCGGGGTGGACCTCGACTGTCCTGAACCGGACGGCAGTGCCGTCGACGACAACGGTCTGCGTCTCAGCATGCGCCGGATGCAACCCCGTTCAACAGCCCCAGTTCCCCAGTGGTCCCAAGGTGGTGCCGAATCTTCGATGGCCTCCTCGCCCTCGCCGGGCAAGGAGAAGCAGTCACCGCTGGATCTTGACATGTGA